From a region of the Drosophila yakuba strain Tai18E2 unplaced genomic scaffold, Prin_Dyak_Tai18E2_2.1 Segkk4_quiver_pilon_scaf, whole genome shotgun sequence genome:
- the LOC120322271 gene encoding uncharacterized protein LOC120322271: MGKEDKVGVSDSVSDVFAGLYARKLDLIERLTQCEKSKHYFAQRLSTLEDVSKRFQPQQISGPALPTATAIFFHATKQPVCRRGRIFCSVSEDCENKFQTSPPRSIRGFNTEVSVAPNIPMPKLPVPRFTGSFTDWPSFFDSFSQLVHENASLSSIRKFYFLKQAFPEGRDQDVSHMALTENGYVVAWDVVVKRCDVPRWAALGSQPDKRLYQRFSSFKTKHCFLRPLVSAPPTHKTPYNYNARKHSMESCVAIPTFLMLEKFLLERLISFDLIQSRSQPISPRHRLHSQGQPADHLTAPLTETTVFM, from the coding sequence ATGGGCAAAGAAGATAAAGTTGGTGTTTCGGATTCCGTTTCCGATGTCTTCGCTGGCCTTTATGCGAGGAAACTGGATTTGATTGAGAGGTTAACGCAATGTGAAAAATCGAAGCATTATTTTGCTCAACGCCTCAGCACTTTGGAGGACGTATCAAAACGATTCCAACCACAGCAAATTAGTGGACCAGCTTTGCCCACAGCTACAGCCATATTTTTCCACGCAACTAAACAACCAGTTTGCCGAAGAGGACGGATTTTTTGCAGCGTCTCGGAAGACTGCGAGAACAAATTTCAAACATCTCCTCCAAGGTCCATCAGAGGCTTCAACACCGAAGTCAGCGTTGCGCCAAACATTCCGATGCCAAAACTTCCCGTCCCTCGTTTCACAGGCAGTTTTACTGACTGGCCGTCTTTCTTCGACAGTTTCTCTCAGCTGGTGCATGAGAATGCCTCACTTTCCAGCATTAGGAAATTCTATTTCCTGAAGCAAGCCTTTCCAGAAGGACGGGATCAAGACGTCAGCCACATGGCGTTGACGGAAAATGGATATGTTGTTGCCTGGGATGTCGTCGTCAAACGCTGTGACGTTCCTAGATGGGCTGCGCTGGGTTCTCAACCTGACAAACGTCTGTATCAGCGATTTTCATCTTTTAAAACCAAACATTGCTTCCTGCGACCACTGGTTAGTGCACCACCTACTCACAAAACTCCCTACAACTACAACGCAAGGAAGCATTCTATGGAAAGCTGCGTCGCGATTCCTACCTTCTTAATGCTAGAGAAATTTTTGCTGGAGCGTCTAATCAGCTTTGACTTAATCCAGAGTCGCTCTCAGCCTATCTCACCACGACACCGTCTTCATTCCCAAGGGCAGCCAGCAGACCACTTAACAGCGCCACTCACAGAAACCACAGTTTTCATGTGA
- the LOC122319656 gene encoding uncharacterized protein LOC122319656 codes for MRLRGRLRNALHIITQQRTPIILPKLHHFTDMVIRNAHLSTQHGGTQLTWAVTQKQFWIVNGKQAVKRLLRQCVSCFRHRPSPSRQLMGDLPFPRVNPPKRAFEATDVDYTGAIEVKASRPPRSHHLQGLHRVIHLPICE; via the coding sequence ATGAGACTGCGGGGCCGGCTTAGAAACGCGTTGCACATCATCACTCAGCAACGCACGCCCATTATTTTACCCAAGCTGCATCATTTTACAGACATGGTCATTAGAAATGCACATCTGAGCACGCAGCATGGAGGAACACAACTCACTTGGGCGGTCACTCAGAAGCAGTTCTGGATAGTCAATGGCAAGCAAGCAGTCAAAAGACTGCTTCGCCAGTGTGTGTCTTGCTTCCGACATCGACCTTCACCCTCCAGACAACTAATGGGGGATCTACCATTTCCCCGGGTCAACCCGCCGAAACGAGCTTTTGAAGCTACAGATGTGGATTACACAGGAGCCATCGAAGTCAAGGCCTCCAGGCCTCCAAGGTCCCACCACCTACAAGGCCTACATCGTGTTATTCATCTGCCTATCTGCGAGTAA